The following are encoded together in the Capsulimonas corticalis genome:
- a CDS encoding PP2C family protein-serine/threonine phosphatase: MMYERAQAKVLVVDDRPENLIALEAILEPQGFHLVKASSGVEALKHLLTDDFAVILLDVQMPEMDGFEAASLIKQRERSRHIPIIFITALSFEDRHVFQGYSVGAVDYMAKPLNPDILISKVRVFVDLFEKNQEVREQADQLRRQQLREAELHAEYLRDRRIAEVLQNAMLMSPPKDLYPGLQISTLYQAASHEAHLGGDFFDVFKIGDQKIAMIVGDVSGKGLQAAARTAEVKFTLRAFLKHTRNPAQALQHVNAMLCGSEDADRNGVAAFTCVTLVVLHLQTGAADVISGGMEPPLVLSADGSVRVLEARGFPLGIQADATYAVMKTKIAVGETIIAFTDGVTEARQGYDLFGYDRVCQVAAAGASSVAVEEIGEQLLCAARDFAGGRLQDDACLLLARRVAVWDAS, encoded by the coding sequence ATGATGTATGAACGCGCACAGGCGAAGGTTCTCGTGGTCGACGATCGGCCCGAGAACCTCATCGCACTGGAGGCGATTCTGGAGCCGCAAGGGTTCCATCTCGTCAAGGCCAGTTCCGGGGTGGAGGCGCTTAAGCATCTGCTGACGGATGATTTCGCGGTGATCCTGCTGGATGTCCAGATGCCGGAGATGGACGGGTTTGAAGCGGCGTCGCTGATCAAGCAGCGCGAGCGCTCCCGGCACATTCCGATCATCTTTATCACGGCGCTCAGCTTTGAGGATCGCCATGTCTTCCAGGGATACTCGGTCGGCGCCGTGGATTACATGGCCAAGCCGCTCAACCCCGATATCCTGATCTCCAAAGTCCGAGTTTTTGTCGATCTCTTCGAGAAGAACCAAGAAGTGCGGGAGCAGGCCGATCAGCTGCGCCGCCAGCAGCTGCGCGAGGCGGAACTGCACGCCGAATATCTGCGCGACCGGCGCATCGCGGAGGTCCTGCAAAACGCGATGCTGATGTCGCCGCCCAAGGATCTGTATCCCGGGCTTCAGATTTCCACGCTTTATCAGGCGGCGTCCCATGAAGCGCATCTGGGCGGCGACTTCTTCGACGTGTTCAAAATCGGCGACCAGAAGATCGCGATGATCGTTGGCGATGTCAGCGGCAAGGGCCTCCAGGCCGCCGCGCGCACGGCGGAAGTCAAGTTTACGCTGCGCGCGTTTCTCAAGCACACGCGCAATCCGGCCCAGGCGTTGCAGCATGTGAACGCGATGCTGTGCGGCTCGGAGGATGCCGACCGGAACGGCGTCGCCGCCTTCACCTGTGTCACGCTGGTCGTGCTCCATTTGCAGACCGGCGCGGCCGATGTGATCAGCGGCGGCATGGAGCCGCCGCTGGTGCTGAGCGCCGATGGGAGCGTTCGCGTGCTGGAGGCCCGGGGCTTTCCGCTGGGAATCCAGGCCGACGCCACATACGCCGTAATGAAAACCAAGATCGCCGTCGGCGAAACCATCATCGCGTTTACGGACGGAGTGACGGAGGCGCGGCAGGGATACGATCTTTTCGGTTACGATCGCGTCTGCCAGGTGGCGGCGGCCGGCGCCTCGTCGGTCGCCGTGGAGGAGATCGGGGAGCAATTGCTTTGCGCGGCGCGCGATTTCGCGGGCGGCAGGCTGCAAGACGACGCCTGCCTGCTGCTGGCGCGACGCGTTGCGGTTTGGGACGCGAGTTAA
- a CDS encoding KpsF/GutQ family sugar-phosphate isomerase encodes MDSVDRDQWLGEGRRVLEEEAQALRSLAARLDSQSWAAAVTLLLEAKGRVVVTGMGKSGAVGHKLAGTLASTGTPALFLHPAEAVHGDLGMLAPADVVIALSYSGETDEIRAILPTINRLNVPIVALTSNKRSTLAQSSAVVLDVAIGQEACPMNLAPTTSTTAMIAMGDALALTVMGARGFDAEDYARLHPAGSLGRRLTLRVADVMRTGENLAIVSQDAVMFDAVFAITNAHAGAAIVVDGDGRLTGLVTDGDIRRHLLDGQDLLQRSVFSVMNRKPGTVASDILAIEGLQRLDDFHPDPGSKAGEAPVVDAEGRPVGMLMLKDLVKAGIVLE; translated from the coding sequence ATGGACAGTGTTGACCGTGATCAGTGGCTAGGCGAAGGCCGCCGCGTGCTGGAAGAGGAAGCGCAGGCGCTCCGTTCGCTCGCCGCGCGCCTGGATTCGCAATCCTGGGCGGCGGCGGTGACGCTTCTTTTGGAGGCGAAGGGCCGCGTTGTCGTGACGGGGATGGGCAAGAGCGGCGCCGTCGGCCACAAGCTTGCCGGGACACTGGCGAGCACGGGAACGCCCGCGCTGTTTTTGCATCCCGCTGAGGCGGTGCATGGCGATCTCGGGATGCTGGCCCCCGCCGATGTGGTGATCGCTCTCTCCTATAGCGGCGAGACCGACGAGATTCGCGCCATTCTTCCCACCATCAACCGGCTCAACGTTCCCATCGTCGCCCTGACTTCCAACAAGCGTTCGACTCTCGCGCAGAGCAGCGCCGTGGTGCTGGACGTCGCGATCGGTCAGGAGGCGTGTCCCATGAACCTGGCCCCGACCACCAGCACGACGGCGATGATCGCGATGGGCGACGCGCTGGCGCTGACCGTGATGGGCGCGCGCGGATTCGACGCCGAAGACTACGCCCGCCTGCACCCCGCCGGCTCGCTCGGACGCCGGCTGACCCTGCGCGTGGCCGACGTGATGCGCACGGGCGAAAACCTCGCCATCGTTTCCCAGGACGCCGTGATGTTCGACGCGGTCTTCGCGATCACGAACGCGCACGCCGGCGCCGCCATCGTGGTCGACGGCGATGGGCGTCTCACGGGCCTCGTGACCGACGGCGATATCCGCCGCCACTTGCTGGACGGTCAGGATCTCCTCCAGCGCTCCGTGTTTTCCGTCATGAACCGCAAGCCCGGAACCGTGGCTTCGGACATCCTCGCGATTGAGGGCTTGCAGCGTCTTGACGACTTCCACCCCGATCCCGGCAGCAAGGCCGGCGAAGCGCCCGTCGTGGACGCCGAAGGCCGCCCGGTCGGAATGCTGATGCTCAAAGATCTGGTCAAAGCGGGGATCGTGCTGGAATGA
- a CDS encoding KdsC family phosphatase encodes MKDVTWIVLDVDGTLTDGKIIYDDKGGETKAFHVADGLGIVMAQSMGLRIAILSGRSSTAVARRMAELKVTQIVQGAGDKAAKMRALMREHNLMPEQIAYVGDDLNDLPAFDVAGVRIAVANADALLLARADYVTPRAGGAGAVRDAIDEILRRQGRYDDAVAQYLRTSAANAATPSQ; translated from the coding sequence ATGAAAGATGTGACCTGGATCGTGCTCGATGTGGACGGCACATTGACGGATGGCAAAATTATCTACGATGACAAAGGCGGCGAGACGAAGGCGTTCCATGTGGCCGACGGTCTGGGGATCGTGATGGCGCAGTCGATGGGCTTGCGGATCGCCATTCTGTCGGGGCGGAGCAGCACGGCGGTCGCGCGCCGCATGGCGGAGCTTAAGGTTACGCAGATCGTTCAAGGCGCGGGGGATAAGGCCGCGAAGATGCGCGCGTTGATGCGCGAACACAATCTTATGCCCGAGCAAATCGCCTATGTCGGCGACGATTTGAATGATTTACCCGCGTTCGATGTCGCCGGCGTGCGCATCGCCGTCGCGAACGCCGACGCGTTGCTGCTGGCGCGCGCGGATTATGTTACGCCGCGCGCCGGCGGCGCGGGCGCCGTGCGCGACGCGATTGACGAAATTTTGCGTCGCCAGGGACGCTATGACGACGCCGTCGCGCAATACCTGCGGACCTCGGCGGCGAACGCCGCCACGCCATCCCAATGA
- a CDS encoding bifunctional metallophosphatase/5'-nucleotidase has protein sequence MTQTLHILHTNDFHNHLTDEQAQFIARNKAELDNVLLLDAGDAISAGNVGVRVGGEPILVRMSETGYDAMTMGNREFHVADTLLRTKINRAAFPILCANIRWREDRGETLPTAPSVVKTLPNGLRVGIFGVTVPMVTEKMAARIVSAFLFDDPLTVARREIERLRPDVDVLIALTHIGVKEDRRVAAACPELDLLIGGHTHVVLEEPERVGEVPVVQAGWFGHYLGHVTMTLDDGKVSSVTGRLLPLKG, from the coding sequence ATGACACAGACCCTGCACATCCTCCACACCAACGATTTTCACAACCACCTGACGGATGAACAGGCTCAGTTTATCGCGCGCAATAAGGCCGAGCTGGACAATGTGCTGCTGCTCGACGCCGGCGACGCCATCTCGGCGGGCAATGTCGGCGTGCGCGTCGGCGGCGAACCCATCCTCGTTCGGATGTCCGAGACGGGGTATGACGCCATGACGATGGGCAACCGCGAGTTTCACGTCGCCGATACGCTGCTGCGCACGAAGATCAATCGCGCCGCGTTTCCCATTCTGTGCGCGAATATCCGATGGCGCGAAGACCGGGGCGAAACGCTGCCGACCGCGCCGTCGGTCGTGAAGACGCTGCCCAATGGCCTGCGCGTGGGGATCTTCGGCGTCACGGTCCCCATGGTCACGGAAAAGATGGCGGCGCGCATCGTCAGCGCGTTTTTGTTTGACGATCCCCTAACCGTCGCCCGGCGCGAGATCGAGCGTCTGCGGCCAGACGTCGATGTCTTGATCGCCCTGACGCATATCGGTGTGAAAGAAGATCGCCGCGTGGCCGCCGCCTGTCCCGAACTGGACTTGTTGATCGGCGGGCATACCCACGTCGTTCTGGAGGAGCCGGAGCGGGTGGGAGAGGTCCCCGTGGTGCAGGCGGGATGGTTCGGCCACTATCTGGGCCATGTGACGATGACGCTGGACGACGGCAAGGTTTCGTCGGTGACGGGGCGGCTGCTGCCGCTGAAAGGTTGA